The Apium graveolens cultivar Ventura chromosome 3, ASM990537v1, whole genome shotgun sequence sequence ataaaagtaCATAAAATGCATAAAAGAAATTACAACACACAAAATATCTCGAAAACTATACTAAAAACATAAAATTTTGATTTAGTCGATCAAACTATTTTGATACTTGAAAATTTTGTAAGTTAATTATTGAAATAAATGTGTGTTTCGAGAATTAAGTacataattttaatatttttatgtgtaacaattttttttgatttaattaatttatgaaatgttatataaattgttaataatgattaaacgataaatttaagataaaattgcttaatataatatttatatattattatatataaaaagtaatttaaatcaaatatttTGATCACACTGTTGGAATTGGTCAGAAATTTGAATCAGTATATGatccaaatttgaatttttgaattaCAAATGTTGAAGATCGCCCGAGAGCCAGCTAAAAGATTGTCAAGACTTTATATTTTGTTATCCTCATTATTTTTCTTTAAGAGTTTGTTCGAAGAGACTACAACACAACAGTCTCTTgattcatttttaaaaaataatataaacaaCTAAGCTCCTCAATTATATTTTGGAGCTCCATTCCACACACTATCTTTTCCTACTTACATTAGTTAGGTTATTTGTCCTTTGTTTTTAAAGCCACAAACTATTTGTACTACTTTATGTTTGTTATAAACTTGTACTTTATAAAATTGGATTGTACATGTTTGCATCAAGTGAAACTACCTTTGCAGCAAAATATAGTAAGATATATTTTAATTTCCAAGTTTACATTACAATTATTTGGACAAATttgcagaaacaaaagcaaagaTTGATCATCATATCATACAAGAAGTCTCTCGGAGTCCCCTCTGAGAGCATCTACACCTGAGAATCACATAAGAAACGAACCTATAAACCAAAATAAAACACACCATAATAATCACATTTTTCCATATACTTTCCCCCCCATACCCTTGTTCTTTTAGCAAATCTTTTCCACTCACCATACACTTGCCAAACATATACTCCAGACACTTCCCTTCTCCTCCAGaaaactcatttatcagtagCCCTTCAAATGGATACTTAAAAAGAGAGATGTAATGCATAAACACCCAATACTTTGGCATCCCACTCTTCGACACAAAGTAGCCGGAAAACAAGAAGAAAGACCCCATTACTCCACAAATCACCGAGTTTCCAATGATGAAATTTGGCACTAGAGCGCTGAAACACACCACAACTGAGTTGGCTGTGTAGAGAATTAACCATATGAGCAGTAAGAAGTGAAAGAAAGCCATGAAACTCGGGTTAAGCCCGACGAGCCAATACAATGGCAAAGTGAACAAAACAGCAAGTATTAGTAGAAATGGCAAGTAAACAAGTCCATTAGCTATGGCATATGATGAGACTCTGTAGCTTCCACAAGATGTTTCCTTCATTAGTATTTCTCTTTCTTGCAAGAATATAGGTAGAGCTTCTATTGTGCTTGTTAGCAAGAAAGTCAGTATAAATGCAAATAAACCTACCCTTTCCTCAGCTCCAACCAAATCATCTTTAAGATTGTAAAAGATTGACCCCAATACAACACCAGCTACTAACATTTGAATTGTCCTGAAAGCAAAAAGCTCCCTAGTTCTAAGAATGTTCTTGGAGAATCTTTGAGTGAGGATAAGGGTTTCGCTTAACCTCGAATTCGCAAAACCAATGGGAAGTTCAGGAACACCAACATTCTCGAACATTACAAATTCCTCATCCATAACCTTGGACTGTTGAAATAATTGCTGTAAAGTGCACTTGCCTACTTTGTTTTGTAGACTAGATGGAAATTGTTGTTGAGCTAAAACATGAGTTGTTTCCTGATGAACTACTAGTTGGTTTCTTGAAGATTGGAGTTGTTGGATTGTTTCAATAGACTCTATTGCAAATTCAAGAATATTTACCTGAACAGGAAGCTGTAATCCCATTATGTTTAACCGAACTCCGAGCTGATCCACTGAGCCATGGTGCAAAACTGATCCATTAGCCAACAAGAGAATTGAATTGAACAGCTTCACTATTCTGAACCCTGGCTGATGAATGCTCAACACAATGGTTCTGCCACGTGTCTCGGCCATGGTCTTCACCATGTCAATGATTTGTAAAGCTGAGTTGCTGTCCAAACCTGATGTTGGTTCATCAAGAATTAGTACTTTTGGATCATGTATGACTTCAACACCAATAGAAACCCGCCGTCTTTCTCCCCCAGAGATTCCTCGGATCCGGTTATCACCAACTCGTGATCCGGCTACATGACATAACCCTAGCTCTTGAATCAATGACTTCACTCTTGATCTAAGCTCAGTCTCCGGAAGACTTAGCCGGAGTTTTGCACTAAACATTAGAGTTTCTTCAACAGTGAGGAGTGGAAATAATATGTCCTTTTGTGTAACATAGCCAGATAACTTCTTGAACCTTGCTTTTTCAACAGGCTTTTGATTCACAAAAATCGAACCACTCTGTGCATTGAGTTTGCCAGCAAGGATCTCAAGCAACGATGATTTTCCAGCGCCGCTTGGTCCCACAATGGCGAGGATCTCCCATGGTTTGGCACGGCAAGTGACATCTTTAAGAACATGTCGAAATCTAGGGTTTGTTGCACTATGATGATTAGCAACTTTCGGTAATGTTTGTTCTTCGAGTTGAAGAACTTGTAACTCATGGTTATTTTGTTTGCTAGTGATTGTAAGTGACTGGtattggttttggttttggttagGGATAGTGTAATTGATGCCAATGGCTTCAATATCACAACCTTGTAATTTCTTCatggagaagaagaagaagaagaagaagaagaagaatcaATGACCTCGATCTATTAATTTTTCTAATTTCTTATTTGGCTTCTTGAATTGAGTACTTACTTGCTAGTAGTACTAGTTTGTTGCTCTCTTTGTAATTTTGTATGGCGTTTTGCTGATATATAATCAATGCAATTGCATGCGATTAAAATAATAGGGTTAGCGTGACCATTATGTCCCCAAGTGGTGAAAGAGGTTCACGAACATTTTGTTTTTGCCAAATATGATCTCTACTTTCTAGGCCATGGAAATTTGTAAAGTATACATTTCACGGGATATATGCATAATTTGCAAATGCAAATAGCTGTATGTATAGATTATGTTGAGGAAAACAAATAATGGAGGGATTGAATCATGCATGGAGATTACTCGAGGGAAGTGATCGAGATCACGTTAAATACAGTGTGTTTACGAGGTCGATGAgaatatatatatgtacatttatACTTCTCCGAGCCCCCTTCACGAGAATGAAGTAAGaataagaaagaagaaaaaaaatcatGGACTTAATCCTCACAGAAGACATCCTACAATTTTATAGTTTtctttaaatttatttaaatactCATCAATTTCCTCCCTCTGTTTTTTAATATTTGACattttaacttttatttttaatttttgacgCTTTAACTTTTAGAACACGTCTTTAAGTGTTTTGACCGTATAGCTAAAATTAacaattttaaattttctttttgtaaataaaaatatataactaaaattttaattcacaataaaaaaaattaaaatataatttaaaatatattatcaAAGCACCTAAATATGTGTGTCAAATATTAAAAAACATAGGGGGTACTAtatttgatataataaatatatcaAAAAGATATATGACCATTTAACATAAGCCGAGagataaatatataaattttgaatcaacaaaatatcttttaaaaccTGAAAATTAGTGTAACGCTTATATTTAATATGTAATGTTAGCTCTTGAATTTAAATACTAATCGAAGCTTTTTAAATTTTTAAActaacaaaatatcttttaaaaccTGAAATTTAGTGTAAGGCTTGAAATTTAGGGTAACGTTTGTATTAAACATGTCTCTTGAATTTGGATACTAATCGAAGTCTTTTAAAATTATAATctaacaaaataccttttaaaatctgaaatttaGTGTAAAGCTTGTATTAAACATGTGACGTTAGCTCTGGAATTTGGATAACAATCAAAGCCTTTTAGACCAATGTCTTAATCTGTGTTGATAAAGTGTAAAAGATCCTATGCTTACAATTCTCTTCACGGGCTCTACTATATTTGACCCTTATTATCTCAAAGTAGTGGCCTTAAATGCACCTTAAGAAATACAACTAtttctaatttatattttttttaataaatacaGGCATTAATTATTCTGTTTCAACTATGAAATTAAGGGCTATAATCATTTACCAATCTCAATCACCTGACTATTACACTCTAATTATTAGTTTTATCATTTTCATTAATCATTATACTCCTGTTTACTATAAATATGTGGTTGAAACTAGATTGGTGGGTAGGgtaaaaataatttatatgatATTTAAATGATGGCCTACTTtatagtttatatatatattattcttTATCCAGAGATGTCACTTGGCTGATCACATGAAGACTAAACAGAGTGGGTATCAAATGAAGATTGCTAGGTTACAGTTACACTGTGAATAGTCCACATACTAATAAATAACAATATTATGCGGTTGTAATCACCCTAGGCCTTGTACTTGGTTCACAACCAGAGACATAGCTTCGGTGAGAAACTTGAGAACAATTATTCTACAATTTTTGAAATGGAGTTTTAAAACACACAAAATAATGTGTTCTAAATTACAGAACAAGAGTTCTCGCGATTCTGTCGATCATACGTATACCCCCAATACGCCTTTGTTCTGTGTAGCGTAACATCTTCACAGTCTCACTTGGTACAGGTAAAATAGTAGAGGTAAAATCAAACATGAGTGCTGAATGTCATGCAATGAATCTAAATTGTGGATGAGAATTGTAGAGAGAGATTTCCTGTACCCGAAAACTAGAAACTGAGAAAGGTTTCATTTCAAACAATCAGTATACGCAGGGTTGATTGAGAAGTTTTGTTTGTCACTATGCATAATATAATGTGGGTTTGCAACACCCGTGAACTTTTGCTTATTTTTGCTGTGTGCCTGCCTTGTTCTAGGTCCCACTACTGTTTGGTTTCTCCTATTGATACGCCCAATGCCATCCATACATATATTTATCAGGTTGATCAAAACAAAACTTCAACCCGTGACATCaattttctttcttcttcttttccttCTCACTTTGATGGTTGAGTGACTTGGGTAGGTTGGGCCTCATAATCATCTACAAGATGCAGGTCAATGTCCTTACAGCACCCATCTTTTTACATTATTTAACCTCACTCTATGTAGCCGCCTATATTACATAATTATCTAAAGGACTCGTAGGATGGGTGATAGAATTACACAAGGCTTATACACAATTATGCTAATTCACAT is a genomic window containing:
- the LOC141712836 gene encoding ABC transporter G family member 5, producing the protein MKKLQGCDIEAIGINYTIPNQNQNQYQSLTITSKQNNHELQVLQLEEQTLPKVANHHSATNPRFRHVLKDVTCRAKPWEILAIVGPSGAGKSSLLEILAGKLNAQSGSIFVNQKPVEKARFKKLSGYVTQKDILFPLLTVEETLMFSAKLRLSLPETELRSRVKSLIQELGLCHVAGSRVGDNRIRGISGGERRRVSIGVEVIHDPKVLILDEPTSGLDSNSALQIIDMVKTMAETRGRTIVLSIHQPGFRIVKLFNSILLLANGSVLHHGSVDQLGVRLNIMGLQLPVQVNILEFAIESIETIQQLQSSRNQLVVHQETTHVLAQQQFPSSLQNKVGKCTLQQLFQQSKVMDEEFVMFENVGVPELPIGFANSRLSETLILTQRFSKNILRTRELFAFRTIQMLVAGVVLGSIFYNLKDDLVGAEERVGLFAFILTFLLTSTIEALPIFLQEREILMKETSCGSYRVSSYAIANGLVYLPFLLILAVLFTLPLYWLVGLNPSFMAFFHFLLLIWLILYTANSVVVCFSALVPNFIIGNSVICGVMGSFFLFSGYFVSKSGMPKYWVFMHYISLFKYPFEGLLINEFSGGEGKCLEYMFGKCMVSGKDLLKEQGYGGESIWKNVIIMVCFILVYRFVSYVILRCRCSQRGLRETSCMI